In Polyangiaceae bacterium, a genomic segment contains:
- a CDS encoding helix-turn-helix transcriptional regulator produces MGQDREDPYSEEHIEPAAENTSETCGIDPETGEADPLVSAALELFRARPDTRWTVESIAKELGTSRPVLNRRFNEALGKPPLSVLREFRMEKAARLLTETEEGLAAIADEVGYDSEFALSRAFYRHFGVRPGAWRRSAAAFSTLRVGEPTRCAA; encoded by the coding sequence ATGGGGCAAGACCGCGAAGATCCGTACAGCGAGGAACACATCGAGCCCGCCGCGGAAAACACGTCGGAGACCTGCGGCATCGACCCGGAAACGGGCGAGGCGGATCCACTGGTGAGCGCAGCGCTCGAGCTGTTCCGCGCTCGTCCCGACACTCGCTGGACGGTTGAGTCGATCGCGAAGGAACTCGGCACCTCGCGCCCCGTGCTGAACCGCCGCTTCAACGAGGCGCTCGGGAAGCCACCGCTGAGTGTCCTCCGTGAGTTCCGCATGGAAAAGGCAGCCCGCCTGCTCACCGAGACCGAGGAGGGCCTCGCCGCCATCGCCGACGAGGTCGGCTACGACTCCGAGTTCGCGCTGAGCCGCGCCTTCTACCGCCACTTTGGCGTGCGCCCCGGCGCCTGGCGCAGAAGCGCTGCAGCATTCTCGACTCTTCGAGTCGGCGAACCCACCCGCTGCGCTGCGTGA
- a CDS encoding ATP-dependent Clp protease proteolytic subunit, giving the protein MPKKSDPDRESKQPEASRMAQLGERLFATRTLLVFGEITMDVAELASAQLLALAADSDRPIRLVIHSPGGHVESADSIFDLVRAIPAPVSMIGTGWVASAGALIYASVPREQRFALPNTRFLLHQPLGGMSGPAADVEIEARQIGLMRKRLIKTFAEATGQSEERIERDSDRNYWLSAREAVEYGLVGRVVNEITVP; this is encoded by the coding sequence ATGCCGAAGAAGAGTGACCCTGACAGAGAATCCAAGCAGCCAGAGGCATCGCGCATGGCGCAGCTTGGGGAGCGCCTGTTTGCGACGCGCACGCTGCTGGTGTTTGGTGAGATCACGATGGACGTGGCGGAGCTAGCCAGCGCGCAGCTCCTGGCGCTCGCAGCGGACAGCGATCGTCCCATCCGCCTGGTGATCCACTCGCCGGGTGGTCACGTGGAGAGCGCGGACAGTATCTTCGACTTGGTGCGCGCCATCCCAGCGCCGGTGTCGATGATTGGAACGGGCTGGGTGGCGAGCGCGGGAGCGTTGATCTACGCGAGCGTGCCCCGGGAGCAGCGCTTCGCGTTGCCCAACACGCGCTTCCTCTTGCATCAACCCCTTGGCGGGATGAGCGGCCCAGCGGCAGACGTGGAGATCGAAGCGCGCCAAATCGGTCTCATGCGGAAACGCCTGATCAAGACGTTCGCTGAGGCAACAGGGCAGTCAGAAGAGCGCATCGAGCGGGACAGCGATCGCAACTACTGGCTCAGCGCTCGAGAGGCGGTGGAGTACGGCCTGGTGGGACGCGTGGTCAACGAGATCACGGTACCCTGA